The following proteins are co-located in the uncultured Propionivibrio sp. genome:
- a CDS encoding triose-phosphate isomerase: MRRLLAGTGWKMNNTVAETRRYGEWFAEWTAGRALSAVDIFVLPPFTSLHAAATAFAGTPVATGGQNMHWLDSGGWTGEISAPMLLEAGCRYVELAHSERLQHFGETYDCVRLKVDAAMKVGLTPIICLGESASEKESGRADAVLAEQVLTSLAGQPEAATADVVLAYEPRWAIGGAEAATPEYIAARHAALRQVLRQHRGARAAEDTRIIYGGSVTPENGKEILAIEDVDGLFVGRAAWKPEGFARIIELVAEASRLRAAR, translated from the coding sequence ATGCGTCGATTGCTCGCCGGAACCGGCTGGAAGATGAACAACACTGTCGCCGAGACGCGGCGATATGGCGAATGGTTCGCCGAATGGACGGCCGGGCGCGCGCTTTCGGCCGTCGATATTTTCGTGCTGCCGCCATTTACCTCTCTGCATGCGGCGGCGACGGCTTTCGCCGGCACGCCGGTGGCGACCGGCGGTCAGAACATGCACTGGCTCGATTCGGGTGGCTGGACCGGGGAAATCTCGGCACCAATGCTGCTGGAAGCCGGCTGCCGCTACGTCGAACTCGCGCATTCCGAACGCTTGCAGCATTTCGGCGAGACCTATGACTGTGTTCGTCTCAAGGTCGACGCGGCAATGAAGGTCGGCTTGACGCCGATCATCTGTCTCGGCGAGAGCGCCAGCGAGAAGGAATCGGGACGTGCCGACGCGGTATTGGCGGAACAGGTGCTGACCTCGCTGGCCGGGCAGCCCGAAGCGGCGACGGCCGATGTGGTGCTGGCCTACGAGCCGCGCTGGGCGATTGGCGGGGCCGAGGCGGCGACGCCGGAATACATCGCGGCGCGGCACGCGGCCTTGCGCCAGGTATTGCGTCAGCATCGCGGCGCGCGCGCGGCCGAGGACACCCGCATCATCTACGGCGGCTCGGTGACGCCGGAGAACGGTAAGGAAATCCTCGCGATCGAGGACGTCGACGGGCTCTTCGTCGGGCGCGCCGCGTGGAAACCGGAAGGATTTGCCAGAATCATCGAACTTGTCGCCGAAGCCTCGCGTTTGCGGGCGGCGCGTTGA
- a CDS encoding dihydroxyacetone kinase family protein: MTCIHDDPEVFATTALAGFASVYARNVRLVTGGVLRSTATPEGKVAVVVGGGSGHYPAFAGFVGPGMADAAVAGDVFASPSAHSVAHVTRLAHRGGGILLGFGKYAGDVMNFGLAAERLQSEGIDVRILPVTDDVASGPADKPELRRGVAGDLVVFKIVGAAAEAGLKLDDVERIGIKANARTVTFGVAFTGCTLPGAKQPLFTVPAQRMGIGLGIHGEPGISEDNVLPAKELAALLVNKLLAERPANCSRVAVVLNGLGCTKYEELFVLWVGIEAVLKQAGLTLVQPEVGEFVTSLDMAGCSLTITWLDEELEKFWCAPADTPVLRRGAIIPTEPAAPISEAPQEVTSFPAATAASQANGKCIAGLIAEIADVMRTAENDLGRIDALAGDGDHGMGMTRGSAAAAEAARKAVAAGAGAASVLAAAGDAWADRAGGTSGALWGLALRTWSTVFSDQRDVTPADVAKGAQASLDAVKRLGRAKIGDKTLVDAFEPFVVTLGEQIGKGVALSAAWNEAARVSTTAAELTAQLTPKLGRARSHTARSLGHPDAGAVSLAMCARTVGAILNLS, from the coding sequence ATGACGTGCATCCATGACGACCCCGAAGTATTCGCAACGACTGCGTTGGCCGGATTCGCCTCGGTTTATGCCAGAAACGTCCGTCTCGTGACCGGCGGTGTGCTGCGCTCGACGGCGACGCCCGAAGGCAAGGTTGCCGTCGTCGTCGGCGGCGGTTCGGGACACTATCCGGCTTTCGCCGGCTTCGTCGGTCCGGGCATGGCCGATGCGGCTGTGGCCGGCGATGTCTTCGCCTCGCCGTCGGCGCACAGCGTTGCGCACGTCACCCGTCTCGCCCATCGCGGCGGCGGCATCCTGCTCGGCTTCGGCAAGTATGCCGGCGACGTGATGAATTTCGGCCTGGCGGCCGAGCGTTTGCAATCGGAAGGCATTGACGTTCGCATCCTGCCGGTGACCGACGACGTCGCCAGCGGCCCCGCTGACAAGCCCGAACTTCGCCGTGGCGTGGCCGGCGACCTGGTCGTTTTCAAAATTGTCGGTGCCGCGGCCGAGGCGGGTCTTAAACTCGATGATGTCGAGCGCATTGGCATCAAGGCCAACGCGCGCACCGTCACCTTCGGCGTCGCCTTTACCGGTTGCACGCTGCCGGGTGCCAAGCAACCGCTGTTCACCGTGCCGGCGCAGCGCATGGGCATCGGCCTCGGCATTCACGGCGAGCCCGGTATCAGTGAGGACAATGTCCTGCCGGCCAAGGAACTGGCGGCCTTGCTGGTCAATAAGCTGCTGGCCGAACGGCCGGCGAACTGCAGCCGCGTCGCGGTCGTGCTGAACGGTTTGGGCTGTACCAAGTACGAAGAACTGTTCGTGCTCTGGGTCGGCATCGAAGCGGTACTGAAGCAGGCGGGCCTGACGCTGGTCCAGCCCGAGGTGGGCGAATTCGTCACCAGCCTCGACATGGCCGGCTGCTCGTTGACGATCACCTGGCTCGACGAGGAACTTGAGAAGTTCTGGTGCGCACCGGCCGATACGCCGGTCCTGCGTCGTGGCGCCATCATCCCGACCGAGCCGGCGGCGCCGATTTCCGAGGCGCCGCAGGAGGTTACGAGCTTCCCGGCAGCGACGGCGGCATCGCAAGCCAATGGCAAATGCATTGCCGGTCTCATCGCCGAGATTGCCGATGTCATGCGCACTGCCGAGAACGATCTCGGTCGCATCGATGCACTGGCGGGCGACGGCGATCATGGCATGGGCATGACGCGTGGTTCGGCGGCTGCGGCCGAAGCAGCCAGGAAAGCCGTCGCGGCGGGCGCGGGCGCAGCCAGTGTTCTCGCCGCTGCCGGCGATGCCTGGGCCGACCGTGCCGGTGGCACCTCGGGTGCCCTGTGGGGCCTGGCGTTGCGCACCTGGAGCACGGTCTTCAGCGATCAGCGCGACGTGACGCCGGCCGATGTTGCCAAGGGCGCGCAAGCGAGTCTCGATGCGGTCAAGCGTCTCGGTCGGGCGAAGATTGGCGACAAGACGCTGGTCGATGCTTTTGAGCCTTTCGTTGTCACGCTGGGCGAACAGATCGGCAAGGGCGTGGCGCTGAGCGCCGCCTGGAACGAAGCGGCGCGCGTGTCGACGACCGCCGCCGAGCTGACGGCACAACTGACGCCGAAACTCGGACGGGCGCGTTCGCATACGGCGCGCAGTCTCGGCCATCCCGATGCTGGCGCCGTTTCGCTGGCGATGTGCGCGCGCACCGTTGGAGCGATCCTCAATCTCTCATGA
- a CDS encoding LysR family transcriptional regulator produces MTHSGFTPQLLNRLRMRQIVLMLAIHEHRTLHHAAEHIGLSQPAASKMLHELEQTLGEPLFDRVGRGMQLNAAGQAVMNTFRAISSNMTALSRELNELRLGSAGKLIVGSIMVAAPDLLADALIRLKQRFPLLSVEVIVDTSDRLLDLLRNGKLDVMIGRMPDIASVESHDCVFHAIGEEAISVVASRDHPLQYQAREGAISFSALLAYTWILQPRGSPSREMIEQEARSHHLPLPQGLIETTSILLAESLIAHSDMIAVIPHSIARHYEAHSLLRIIPYEFTHTLTPWGSLVHRDRTVSPIAEEFLYFLKNREPSP; encoded by the coding sequence ATGACGCATTCCGGCTTCACCCCCCAACTGCTCAATCGCCTGCGCATGCGCCAGATCGTCCTGATGCTGGCGATTCACGAACACCGGACGCTGCACCACGCCGCCGAGCATATCGGCCTCTCGCAACCCGCCGCCAGCAAGATGCTGCACGAACTCGAGCAAACGCTCGGCGAGCCCCTGTTCGACCGCGTCGGCCGCGGCATGCAGTTGAACGCGGCCGGACAGGCCGTCATGAACACTTTCCGCGCCATCAGCAGCAATATGACCGCGCTCAGCCGCGAGCTCAACGAACTGCGGCTCGGCAGCGCCGGCAAGCTGATCGTCGGCAGCATCATGGTCGCCGCGCCCGACCTGCTGGCCGACGCGCTGATCCGTCTCAAGCAGCGCTTCCCGCTGCTCTCCGTGGAAGTCATCGTCGACACCAGTGACCGCCTGCTCGACCTGCTCCGCAACGGCAAACTCGATGTCATGATCGGGCGGATGCCCGACATCGCCAGCGTCGAAAGCCATGACTGCGTCTTTCATGCGATCGGCGAAGAAGCGATCTCGGTTGTCGCCTCGCGCGACCATCCCCTGCAGTACCAGGCACGCGAAGGCGCCATCAGTTTCTCGGCGTTGCTGGCCTATACCTGGATCCTGCAACCGCGCGGCAGCCCTTCGCGCGAGATGATCGAGCAGGAGGCGCGCAGCCACCACCTGCCGCTGCCGCAGGGGTTGATCGAAACGACCTCGATCCTGCTCGCCGAAAGCCTGATCGCCCACAGCGACATGATCGCCGTCATCCCGCACTCGATCGCACGCCATTACGAGGCGCACAGCCTGTTGCGCATCATTCCCTACGAATTCACGCACACGCTGACGCCCTGGGGCAGCCTCGTCCATCGCGACCGGACGGTCAGCCCGATCGCCGAGGAATTTCTCTACTTCCTGAAGAACCGCGAGCCCAGCCCCTAG